From Abyssibius alkaniclasticus:
TGTGAGCTGCGAATTGCATTGCCCCAACGGGCCGGTCTGCCTGTGGGATGTGCCGGATTGTGGCCAGTCGGGGCCGCTGCCAACCGATCTTCCCTCTACATGCAGGCTCATCATCGCCAAGCGCCCGGATACCGCAATTCCCGGACTGGCGCGTGCCGATGTCTATGGGAAGGTCAGCCGCATTCCCGCCGAATCGCTGCTCTTCTCGCTGGACGATCTGACAACCGTTTATCCCCGAAGCAAGGCCACCGATCTGCTTGCCCGAACCGGCGGCTGGGCCTGTCTGCTGGCGGCAGGTTCAACCCGCTCGGAAGAGGTGTTGGTCGAATTTTTACAGGCGGAGATTTTGGCAAAAGTGCCAACTGTGCGGCTTGTCTCGCTCGATGTTGCGCTGAACGAACCGGGCCAGAAACTTGGGCGCGGCGCCCTAAAATCTGTGCCGTTCATGGATGGACGCAGCGCGGCGTCGGGGCCATTGCCCGGCCCGATTGCCGCCTGCCGCGGCGCGCTTTGCACTGCACTGAACCGCACACTTGCCTTGCGCGCCGCCGATCCGGTGAATGTCAGGGCAATGGCCAATGCGCGCGCCACCTATGGGCAGTTTCCAGCGGCGATTGCGCTATTTCAGTCTATCGGCGTCTGGCAGGCCGCGTTGGAGGCGGTGCGTCAATCGGGGGGTGTGTTCTTCATTCACCGTTTTGGCAGCGATGCGTTGCATGACATGATTGCCGGATTTCCGCCCGAAATCGCCCATCACGCCGAACCGCTGGTGCTTGCGCGCGCAATTCAGGCAATCAAACGCGGTGAAATGACTCTTGCCTACCGTATTCTGGTCGACCGTTTCGGCCCCAACGCCCGGGATACGCGAAAGGTCATGGCTGCGCGCGACACATACAGCCTGTCGGTGCGTTTCTTCCGAATGCTCATGTTGGCATGGGAAGATATAGATATCGACGAAAGTCTGATCGAAGATTGCTATAAATTGCTGGCCGAACTGCCCGCGGGCGATGATTTGCGCCGCGGCTCGTTCTACAACGCCATGCTGGAACTCTATATTCGTAGCCGTCGGTTTGCCGAGGCCGAACATGTCGCAATTCGTGCAGCGATCCACTACGACAGGGTGGATGTGCCGATACTGTCGTTTTACATTGATCTGCATCGCAGCATTATCCAGCTCATGCGGGGTGATACGGCGGGGGCGCGCCAGCACAGCAACCGGGCGGGCGCGCAGCTTGCGAAAATTCGGTTTGAAAGCCCTGGCGATGCGCGGCTTTTGCAACTTTTGAATGCGTGCATCGCCTATGAAACCGGCGTTGCCGAGCCGCTTTTGCGGTTTCTGTCGGGCGATGTGGACGCGCTGGCCGATGGCGAAATCTGGCCCGCATTGCTGGAACTGGCACTTACCTATGGCAGCCAGGCGCTTGGCGAACATTTTTCGGCAGCGGCGGCGCGCAATTTTCTGGACCGTTGGCGCGTGACACAAAACCGTGCGGCGCAATTCGGGGGGCTGATCGATATTCGCGAGGTGGTGGCGTTGCAAAACGGCAACCGCTGGCAAGAGGCGCATGACCGTGCAAATGCGATGGAAACGCATGTAACGCTTGAATTCGTGACACGGTCAGGCAACGGACTTGCGCATTTGAGCGACAGGGATGATGTGGCAATGGCCTTGGTCTGGCTAAGGCACCTTGCGCAGACCAGCCCGACACGGGCCGGCCTGGCAGACCAGATATCTGCGCTGCTCGACAATGCGCACCTGACCGGGCGCCAAAGGCAGGCGGCGGAAATCTGGCTTGCCTTTGTGCTGCGCCGTCAGCGCCGCACGCAGGAATCCGAGTCGCAGTTGCGCCGCACTGCCGAACAGGCCGCCAGCCAGAACGCGGTGGCGTCTTTGAGCGAAGAGCGGATCTTTCTGGCAGACATGACCCGATTGAAGCGGCAATCCGAAGTGTTGGGCCGGTCGGATGCCGTGCGCCGCATCTTGCGGCAGGTGAAAGAAACCGGGCCCGGCCGCGCGCGTCGCGCCATTGAAAGCGGGCTGACGCGCCAGGAGCATCGGATACTTCATGCGCTGTCTGAAGGTGGCACCAACAAGGCGATTGCGCGGCTGATGGGGGTGAGCGAGGCGACTGTCAAATTCCATCTTTCCAATCTCTATCAGAAACTGGGCTGCGCGACTCGGCGTGACGCGGTGGAAGCGGCCCGCGCGCGTCGATTGCTCGGTTAACGTGCAATAACCTAGCCATATTTTTCAAAAACCTAGCCACTAGCCCCGTTGCTGAAGCGGGGGCTTTTGCTGATCCTTGGTGGATAATAGAGGCCGCACGCTTGGCGCCCACGCAACCCAAAGGAGGAATTCAATGACCAGAAGCTTATTGATGACGACGACCGCCGCCGCGCTGGCGCTTGGTCTTGCAGCGCCGAATGCTGCCACGGCGCAAACTGTGGTGACCATGAACACGGTTCAGATTTTTGGCACGATAGACCCGGCCAAGATCAGCGATTACACCGACTATATGGCTGCTGTGAACCTGTATGACAGCCTTGCAACCGTTGACAGCGGCGGCAACCTCGTGCCGCAGCTCGCCGAAAGCTGGGCCGTGTCGGACGATGCTTCTGAAGTGACATTCACGTTGCGCGCCGATGCCAGATTCAGCGATGGAAGCCCGGTTGAAGCCTCTGATGTGGTCTATTCATTCGAACGTCTGCTGCGCATCAACCAAGGTCCGGCAAACCTGTTTGCGGGTGTTATTGAAAGCGGCAATGTGGTTGCGCTCGATGCGCGGACGGTCAAATTCACGCTCTCGAAAACCTTTGCGCCCTTCATGTCCACCGTGCCTGCACTGATGATCGTCAATGAAGAGCTTGTCGCGGCGAATGCGGGCGATGATGACGCACAAACCTATTTGGCCGCCAATGTGGCCGGCTCTGGCGCCTACCTGCTTCAAAGCTGGGATCGCGGCAGCCGCATGATCGTGCGGCGTGATCCGAATTATTACGGCGAAATGCCCGACAACCCGATTGATGAAGTCCGCTGGATTGTAACGAATGACGAGGCGACTGTGCGCGCGCTGGCAGCCTCGGGTGAATTGACCATGTCTTCACAGTTTCAATCTCCCGAGACTTATGCGGCACTTGTGGAAATGGGGCGATTCACGCTGGAAAGTCGGCCAACAACGACCGCCTTCTACCTGAAGCTCAACAATCGCCGGGCGCCAACCGATGATGTGCGCATCCGCCGCGCCATTGCCTATGCGGTTGATTATGAAACCATCCGCGAGGTCATTTTCCCGGGCGAAGCCATGACTACGGTTCTGCCGGCAGGGTTTGAATCCTTTTTTGCCGATGATGTCGAAGGCCCGAGCTACAACCTGGAACGTGCGGCCGCAGAAATCGCGCAATCTTCCTATGCCGGCCAGCCAATTCCCATCACGCTTGGCTATGTGGCCGGAACGCTGTTTGAAGAGGAAATCAGCCTGTTGATGCAGGCAAATCTGGAATCGCTTGGCTTTGTCATAACCCAGCAGCCTGAACCCTGGAACCGGGTTACAGAAATTGCGGGCAGCCCGGACTCAACGCCGAATGCAAACCAGATCTTTTATGGCCCGACCTATCCCAGCCCGGATTCGATGTTCTACACGCAGTTCCATTCCGCCGCGTCCGGAACCTGGGCCAGCATGGATTGGCTACAAGACCCCGAGGTTGACGCGATGATTGACGCGGCGCGCGCCACCGGCGATGTTGCCGAACAGGCGGCGATTTACAAAGACATCCAGCGGTATCTGGCCGAGCAGATGGTCACGGTGCCTCTTCTGGCGCAAACCGTGCAGCACGCGATTGACACGTGCCTGACAGGCTTTGACCCTGTGCCGATGCAGTCATTCGACTATGACTTCGCCCGCTATAGCTGGACCTGCTGAGCGCGTCCAACGCCCGACCCGTGCGCCACAGCGGCCTCAGGGTCGGGCAGCCTGACTTAACCGAAAGCCCGTCATGGAATTCTTAGGCTTCCTTATGCGGCGGCTGCTCTGGTCGCTATTGGTGCTGTTTGGCCTGTCCGTCCTGATCTTTGCGATCGCGCGGGTGGTGCCGGGCGACCCGGCGCGCATGGCGCTTGGCCCCTCGGCTAGCGCCGAACAGGTTGCCGATTTGCAAGAATCCCTCGGCCTAAACAAACCGATGGTCGAGCAATATGGCCAGTTCCTGTCGGGGCTTGCGCGGGGCGACCTGGGGCGTTCGCTTCTGACGGAACAGCCGGTGAATGCCGATATCCGCAAAACATTCCCCGCAACGCTTGAGCTTGTGATCTTTACCATTCTGTTCGCCTTTGTCTTTGGCATACCGCTTGGTGTGGCCGCCGCGCGCTGGAAGGACCGCTGGCCCGACAATCTTGTCCGCGCGCTTGCCATAAGCTCGGCGGTGGTGCCTTCTTTCTTTCTGGCGCTATTGCTGCAAATCCTCGCCGGTTATGTGTTCAACATTCTGCCCACAACGGGCCGCCTGCCTGCCTCGATGAGTTATGATGCAAACATAACCGGCCTGATCCTGCTTGATAGCCTGCTGCAAGGCCGTTTCGATGTGTTCAGCGAAGGCGCACGGCACCTGCTGCTACCGACGCTTGCGCTGGGCATGGCAACGATGGGGCAGATCGCCAGAATTACCCGTGCCTCGATGATTGATGTCTCGCGGCAGGACTATATCGAAGCCGCGCGCGCCTTCGGCGTTCCAGCCCGGCTGCGCATGTTCAAATACATGCTGCGCCCCGCCTTCGTGCCGCCACTGACAATTACGGGACTCGAATTCGCCTCGCTGATAGGCAATGCCTTTGTGGTCGAGCTTATCTTCTCGTGGCCCGGCATGGCCAGCTACGGCATCCGCGCGATTGTCCAGAAAGATCTGAACGCGATTATGGGCGTTGTCATGGTGTCGGGTGCCTTCTTCGTGCTGGTAAACCTGTTGATTGACGTGCTTGTCGGCGTGGTTGACCCGCGCGTCCGGATCCGGGGGAGCCGCACATGAGCGAGCAAAAGGCGCTTTCAAACGCATGGCAGAACTGGTGGCGGTTTTCGCGCAACCCTACAGCCGTGATCGGCATGATCATCGTGATCACGTCGGTGACGCTGGCAATTTTTGCCCCGCTCATCACCCCATATCCCGAACATGTCGGCGCCTTTGTCGATTTTCGTAACCGCCATCAGCCGCCATCGGCTCTGAACTGGTTTGGCACCGACAATGTGGGGCGCGATATTTTCACCCGCGTGATTTTCGGGCTGCGTGTGTCGCTGATGCTGGCCGTTGTGGTGCTGGGAATTGCCATTCCCGTGGGTGTGACTTTAGGGCTGCTCGCGGGCTATTTTGGCGGCTGGGTCGAAATCGTGATCATGCGCATCACCGATATCGCGCTGGCCATTCCGCCACTGGTTATGGCGCTGGCCGTTGCGGCTGTGCTGACACCGTCGCTGACCAATTCGATGCTGGCCATCGCGCTGTTATGGTGGACATGGCACACACGGCTGATCTATTCGCTTACCCGCCAGCTGCGCAGCCAGGAATTTGTCGAGGCCGCCGAAACTTTGGGCGCATCCAAGGCGCATATCCTGTTTCGTGAAATCCTGCCGAATTGCGTTTCAGCCATCGCGGTCAAAACCTCGCTTGATGCAGGCTTTGTCATTCTCATCGGTGCGGCGCTCAGCTTCCTTGGGCTTGGCATCCAGCCGCCCACGCCCGACCTTGGCACAATGGTTGCCTCCGGCGCATCCTTCCTGCCGGATTACTGGTGGGAAAGCGTCTTGCCGGGCTGTGCAATCCTGTTTGTTGCACTTGGTTTCAACCTGCTGGGCGATGGGCTGCGCGACCTGTTCGATGTGGAGGATGTGCGATGAGCGCCCTTCTGTCGGTTCAGGATCTCAGCGTCAGCTTTACGACCTATGGCCGCACTGTGCAGGTTCTCAAATCTGTCAGCCTTGATGTGCCCGAAGGTGCGCAGATCGCACTTGTGGGTGAAAGCGGGTCCGGCAAATCGGTTACCATGAAAACAATCATGGGTATTCTGCCCATACCGCCCGCGCGCATTGACAGTGGCACCATCCTGTTTGACGGGCGCGACCTGCTGACCATGCCCGAGCGCGACCGGCTTCGCTTGCGCGGCACGGCGATGAGCATGGTGTTTCAGGATCCGATGTCATCGCTCAACCCGGTTTTTACCATCAAGGACCAGCTTGGCACCATTCTCAAATATGCCGACCGGCGGTTGGGGCGCACGCGCAATGCCCGCCAAAGGCTTGCGCGGATTCACGAGGTGCTGTCGCAGGTGCGAATGCGCGACCCCGAGCGCGTGGCCGCATCTTTCCCCATCATGCTGTCTGGGGGGATGCGCCAGCGCGTGCTGATCGCAATGGCGCTATTGTCAGAGCCGCGCCTGCTGATCGCAGATGAGCCGGGCACGGCGCTCGATGTCACGACCCAGGCCCAGATCCTCAAGCTGCTGAAAGACCTGGTCACCGAAAACGGGCTGGCCCTGCTGATGATCACCCATAACCTGGGCGTTGTGCGTGAAACCAGCGCCTATACCTATGTGATGAACAAGGGTGAAATCGTCGAGCATGGCCCGACGGCAGGTATCTTCGCGGCACCGCGACAGCCCTATACGCAAGACCTCATCGCCGCTGTTCCGCGCCTGACAGGGAGAGACGCATGAGCCCGGTTCTTGAGCTTCGCAACCTGACCAAAACCTTTGCCACAAAGCGCGCATTCGGGCGCAAGGGGGCCGAGGTGCGGGCCGTCAACAAAGTGTCGCTTGTCATAGAAAAGGGGCAGATTTACGGGCTGGCCGGCGAAAGCGGCTCTGGCAAATCGACCATTGCGCGGATGATCATGGGGCTTACCGGGCCCACTTCGGGCGATATTCTGATCAACGGCACCTCCATTCTTGGACGCGCTGCCAGCCTTGAGCATCGCCAGAAGGTGCAGATGGTGTTTCAAAACCCCGGCGCTTCGTTGAACCCGCGCCGGACGGTCGGGCAGTCCATTGCCGTTCCGCTGGTTGCGCATCATTACGCGGGCAATCGCGCGGCGCGCGTTGGCGCGTTGCTGGAAATGGTGCAACTGCCCGCGCATTTTGCCGACCGTTACCCGCACGAGCTTTCGGGCGGGCAGAAACAGCGCGTTGCGATTGCCCGCGCGCTGGCGGTCAATCCCAGCTTGCTGGTTCTGGATGAGCCGACTTCGGCGCTTGATGTTTCGGTTCAGGCAAAGGTGATCGACTTGCTCGAAGGGCTGGTCGCCGAACTTGGCCTGACCTTCCTGTTCATCAGCCACGACCTGTCGCTGATGCGGAATTTCGCCCAGACGGTGGGCATACTCTATCTGGGTGAGATCGTGGAGACCGGGCCGGTCGGGCCCGTTTTCGCGAACCCCCAGCACGACTATACGCGGCTCCTCATCGCCTCGGTCCCTGTTATCTCGGCCGAGGAAGAGGCGCTGCGCCCCCATATTCCGCTGATCAACGGCGAAATCCCAACCGCCGAAGCCCTGCTGGCGCTTCGTGAAGGCACACAACCAAAGGAAACACTCAAATGATCCGCATAGGCATTGATGTAGGCGGCACCAATACGGATGCTGTTGTGATGGACGGCACCAAGGTGCTTGCCGGCGTTAAGGCGCCCACATCCGGCGACGTTATGACAGGCGTTGTGGACGCGCTGAAAAAGGTGTTGGCCGAAGCGGATATTTCAGCCGACAAGGTCGATGTTGTCATGATCGGCACCACCCATTTTACCAATGCCGTTGTGCAGCGCCGCGATCTTGCGCAAACCGCCTGTGTGCGGCTCTGTCTGCCCGCAACTGCCAGCCTGCCGCCGATGGTTGATTGGCCCACAGATTTGCGCGATGAAATCGGTCATCACTGGTATCTGGCGCATGGGGGCAATGAATTTGATGGCCGCATCATCTCGCAACTGGATGAGGCCGAATTGCTGGGCATTGCCGATGATATCCGCGCCA
This genomic window contains:
- a CDS encoding ABC transporter permease; its protein translation is MSEQKALSNAWQNWWRFSRNPTAVIGMIIVITSVTLAIFAPLITPYPEHVGAFVDFRNRHQPPSALNWFGTDNVGRDIFTRVIFGLRVSLMLAVVVLGIAIPVGVTLGLLAGYFGGWVEIVIMRITDIALAIPPLVMALAVAAVLTPSLTNSMLAIALLWWTWHTRLIYSLTRQLRSQEFVEAAETLGASKAHILFREILPNCVSAIAVKTSLDAGFVILIGAALSFLGLGIQPPTPDLGTMVASGASFLPDYWWESVLPGCAILFVALGFNLLGDGLRDLFDVEDVR
- a CDS encoding ABC transporter ATP-binding protein, which produces MSALLSVQDLSVSFTTYGRTVQVLKSVSLDVPEGAQIALVGESGSGKSVTMKTIMGILPIPPARIDSGTILFDGRDLLTMPERDRLRLRGTAMSMVFQDPMSSLNPVFTIKDQLGTILKYADRRLGRTRNARQRLARIHEVLSQVRMRDPERVAASFPIMLSGGMRQRVLIAMALLSEPRLLIADEPGTALDVTTQAQILKLLKDLVTENGLALLMITHNLGVVRETSAYTYVMNKGEIVEHGPTAGIFAAPRQPYTQDLIAAVPRLTGRDA
- a CDS encoding ATP-binding cassette domain-containing protein; this encodes MSPVLELRNLTKTFATKRAFGRKGAEVRAVNKVSLVIEKGQIYGLAGESGSGKSTIARMIMGLTGPTSGDILINGTSILGRAASLEHRQKVQMVFQNPGASLNPRRTVGQSIAVPLVAHHYAGNRAARVGALLEMVQLPAHFADRYPHELSGGQKQRVAIARALAVNPSLLVLDEPTSALDVSVQAKVIDLLEGLVAELGLTFLFISHDLSLMRNFAQTVGILYLGEIVETGPVGPVFANPQHDYTRLLIASVPVISAEEEALRPHIPLINGEIPTAEALLALREGTQPKETLK
- a CDS encoding helix-turn-helix transcriptional regulator; the protein is MRSVPGVENAHVRIGRFALVSRILGCETPIVVIEAPAGTGKSWLMEDLSRRLGLAVSCELHCPNGPVCLWDVPDCGQSGPLPTDLPSTCRLIIAKRPDTAIPGLARADVYGKVSRIPAESLLFSLDDLTTVYPRSKATDLLARTGGWACLLAAGSTRSEEVLVEFLQAEILAKVPTVRLVSLDVALNEPGQKLGRGALKSVPFMDGRSAASGPLPGPIAACRGALCTALNRTLALRAADPVNVRAMANARATYGQFPAAIALFQSIGVWQAALEAVRQSGGVFFIHRFGSDALHDMIAGFPPEIAHHAEPLVLARAIQAIKRGEMTLAYRILVDRFGPNARDTRKVMAARDTYSLSVRFFRMLMLAWEDIDIDESLIEDCYKLLAELPAGDDLRRGSFYNAMLELYIRSRRFAEAEHVAIRAAIHYDRVDVPILSFYIDLHRSIIQLMRGDTAGARQHSNRAGAQLAKIRFESPGDARLLQLLNACIAYETGVAEPLLRFLSGDVDALADGEIWPALLELALTYGSQALGEHFSAAAARNFLDRWRVTQNRAAQFGGLIDIREVVALQNGNRWQEAHDRANAMETHVTLEFVTRSGNGLAHLSDRDDVAMALVWLRHLAQTSPTRAGLADQISALLDNAHLTGRQRQAAEIWLAFVLRRQRRTQESESQLRRTAEQAASQNAVASLSEERIFLADMTRLKRQSEVLGRSDAVRRILRQVKETGPGRARRAIESGLTRQEHRILHALSEGGTNKAIARLMGVSEATVKFHLSNLYQKLGCATRRDAVEAARARRLLG
- a CDS encoding ABC transporter substrate-binding protein, whose product is MTRSLLMTTTAAALALGLAAPNAATAQTVVTMNTVQIFGTIDPAKISDYTDYMAAVNLYDSLATVDSGGNLVPQLAESWAVSDDASEVTFTLRADARFSDGSPVEASDVVYSFERLLRINQGPANLFAGVIESGNVVALDARTVKFTLSKTFAPFMSTVPALMIVNEELVAANAGDDDAQTYLAANVAGSGAYLLQSWDRGSRMIVRRDPNYYGEMPDNPIDEVRWIVTNDEATVRALAASGELTMSSQFQSPETYAALVEMGRFTLESRPTTTAFYLKLNNRRAPTDDVRIRRAIAYAVDYETIREVIFPGEAMTTVLPAGFESFFADDVEGPSYNLERAAAEIAQSSYAGQPIPITLGYVAGTLFEEEISLLMQANLESLGFVITQQPEPWNRVTEIAGSPDSTPNANQIFYGPTYPSPDSMFYTQFHSAASGTWASMDWLQDPEVDAMIDAARATGDVAEQAAIYKDIQRYLAEQMVTVPLLAQTVQHAIDTCLTGFDPVPMQSFDYDFARYSWTC
- a CDS encoding ABC transporter permease, whose protein sequence is MRRLLWSLLVLFGLSVLIFAIARVVPGDPARMALGPSASAEQVADLQESLGLNKPMVEQYGQFLSGLARGDLGRSLLTEQPVNADIRKTFPATLELVIFTILFAFVFGIPLGVAAARWKDRWPDNLVRALAISSAVVPSFFLALLLQILAGYVFNILPTTGRLPASMSYDANITGLILLDSLLQGRFDVFSEGARHLLLPTLALGMATMGQIARITRASMIDVSRQDYIEAARAFGVPARLRMFKYMLRPAFVPPLTITGLEFASLIGNAFVVELIFSWPGMASYGIRAIVQKDLNAIMGVVMVSGAFFVLVNLLIDVLVGVVDPRVRIRGSRT